CGCATTCCCATGTAAAGAGGATGTCGATGAACATCAGAAAGATTCTTTTGGTATCGATACCTTGGTCAAAGAGCAGTCTAGCACCGGTACACTGAGCATACGAGCGAATTTGGCAGATCGAGAAAATCTTCGGTTGATTCCGGGTGAATGCCTATACGAATATGATCCAAGATACTTTGATACAAGACACCGCCCACCAGATTATCAGGTGCACGAAATGCTATATTACCAACCCTGTGCAAAGTGTGGAAGGGCATCTAATGATCCTCTTTGTATTTGTGTGAGTCAGATTCCTGGAGCGCGCCCGGTGGTTGGTACTCCCTCCGAACTGGAGGAAATGTAATGAGTTCCAGTGCGAGGAAGAAACTCATAGAAGTAGCCCTCCCCCTGGATGCTATTAACAAAGCCAGTGCTCGTGAGAAATCGATTCGCCATGGACACCCGAGCACGCTGCATCTGTGGTGGGCCCGTCGGCCTCTTGCAGCAGCCCGGGCCGTGATTTTTGCCCAGATGGTGGATGATCCTTCAGGCCTTCCCGACCTCTTCCCGACTGAGAAAGCCCAGGAGAAAGAGCGTCTGAGGCTGTTCAAAATCATCGAAGACCTTGTCCTATGGGAGAACACCAATAACGAAGCAGTGCTGCAGAAAGCCCGTGATGAAATCTGGCAGAGTTGGCGCCGCGCCTGCGCGGAAAACGCCGATCACCCACGCGCAAAGGAACTTTTCGACCGGCAAAAACTCCCCGCCTTCCACGATCCCTTTGCGGGAGGTGGCTCATTGCCTCTCGAGGCGCAGCGGTTGGGCCTCGAGGCCTATGCGAGTGACCTCAATCCTGTGGCCGTTTTGATCAACAAGGCGATGATCGAGATCCCCCCGAAGTTTGCCGGGCGGCCGCCTGTTAACCCTGAAGCGCAGAGAGATCAGTCCCTTTTCAAGAGGGAGTGGCGCGGTGCTCAGGGCCTTGCTGAAGACGTCCGCTACTACGGAAAGTGGATGCGGGATGAGGCCGAAAAGCGCATCGGGCA
Above is a window of Desulfatiglans anilini DSM 4660 DNA encoding:
- a CDS encoding DUF1156 domain-containing protein codes for the protein MSSSARKKLIEVALPLDAINKASAREKSIRHGHPSTLHLWWARRPLAAARAVIFAQMVDDPSGLPDLFPTEKAQEKERLRLFKIIEDLVLWENTNNEAVLQKARDEIWQSWRRACAENADHPRAKELFDRQKLPAFHDPFAGGGSLPLEAQRLGLEAYASDLNPVAVLINKAMIEIPPKFAGRPPVNPEAQRDQSLFKREWRGAQGLAEDVRYYGKWMRDEAEKRIGHLYPKIEITAEMAKERPDLKPLVGKKLTVIAWLWARTVKSPNPAFSHVDVPLASTFMLSTKKGKEAYVEPVIEGNGYRFIVKVGKPKNPESSKAGTTAGKRSAFLCLMSGAPLTYDHIRQEGQSGRMGARLMAIVAEGERGRVYLSPLTAHEALAKQAKPNWVPPGFRVGSQRVAGNGIKSERLDVGPKNACYYA